Genomic segment of Drosophila takahashii strain IR98-3 E-12201 chromosome X, DtakHiC1v2, whole genome shotgun sequence:
atgaacCTGTTCAAGACAGGGATTCTGAACCTGAAGCTAAAATGAACCCACATGAATTAGAACTGTGGAATTATCTATATAGGCAACGGGTACAAaaccaatcaaataaaatatactcacccaatttataaaaaatttccaaaaaaaaaaaaaatttaaaaacacacccaaatattttatatttaatacacaatttattgaaatgtatttgttatttgttcaacTTAATGTTAtactaacaaaatataaacatttatatatatatattgcttaagatttatatatattttgttaatttttattgttcaacaccttttaagatttatatatattttgttaatttttattgttcaacACCTTTTATCAAACttactaattaaataaatattttgcattgttaaatctaaaattgtttctgttttttgggatCGGGGGGCAATtcattataaaacatttcaagttcaAGCGACTTGTAAAGTAAATCATgttcaacattttcaatttctgtttttagacgcttgagtaaagttttttgttCCTCAGTCTGGAATTCAAGACTTTCTATTTCATCTACCTGTCTCCCCAAAACAAGTGACTCTCCCTCAAGGATTTGAACATTTGATATGAGTTCCCTTTCTATTAAACCCTTATGATGATAAGGGAGTGTAGACATTTTATCACCCTCAACTTTTCTCTTCGTATCATTACCATCGAgaattatttttgtcattttgtaaGTATTTATGGTATGATTTTTAGATCTAAAAACTGACATGCCGCCATACATTCGATTTTCAGTGAAAAGaagctttttatatttttcaatatctaGATACTCTAGTGCTGTTCTCGTTACTCCCTTAGATTTCATAAACGATTTGTCCATAGAATcaattttataacaataaacCTTAGGACGGAGACCAACAAACTCTGACATTGGTCTACCATGAAGCTCATCTTTAAAAACACCTAATACCgctttattgcatattttaaaattatataagttgGCTCTTTCTTCGGAATAACCAGATgtatcaaatttgaattctATATCATTCCGAATatctctataaaaatcatcagtTTTAATTGTATAGATGAAGGAATCTGTATCCATGTAATTTAATCTTATATTATCTTGAAATTTCGGTTTCATATACTGATAATGGAAATTATACATGTTCCACTTTGATAACTCTAATACTGTAAACCCAAGATACATGGGTTTATCGTATACATATGACATTCTTCTCATttgaattgtataaaaatcattCTCTAGTTTTGTAGcactttgaaaattaaatttggaaattaatgctcgtgcacataattttttacgaccacttttattattattattctgtgGAGGATCCCAATCACAAACTATTTTAATGTCAACGCGATTCTCGATATTTTCTAGGGTTTTACCGTAGActgcattatttaataatttaaacaagaaaggaagctaccttcggccagccgaagcttatatacccttgtagataaaagaatactcactcggtgcagttccagggattccagattcagcgtttcgatttatttcaattttgtttttaagtagtcaagaatcaaaacgcctacttcctacaaagttacaatgaattttcttatatttgtttgggagccttaagatatagtggtccgatccggctggctccgacatatgtactacctgcaatagaaagaagaccttcgggaaagtttcatcgcgatagctttaaaactgagagactagttcgcatagaaacggacagacggacagacggacatggctagatagactcggctattggtgctgatcaagaatatatatactttatgtggtcggaaacgtctccttcactgcgttgcaaacatctgactgaaattataataccctctacaagggtataaaaaatctttttcaaatgaatttttagctttttgacGATATTGGGTGTTAAGGTCTATATACGTTTTGAGCCAAGGTTTTTGCTCAAAACGTATCCCtctatgaatttttattagctgcaacccattaagcaaacattgctgtaaatttttataatgaatgatataattttttttatttccgaggtcggcaattaatttttttactttttcgctaTTAGTGGCTAACTTTGTTGATGAACAAAACGGTAAATCACTATGTAAATCATGGATACTGTATGGATAGTCCAAATCCACTTCTAAAATATAACCATAATGTCCAtcgcttggaatattttctactACCAAATTTTCTAGGTCTATGGGAGACAACCACTTAAACCcttggtaaggtaaaggttgaGACATTGCCCAaccatacaaattatttgcatctaaatacattaaaaatgatgACTCTTTACTAGCATCATaatcacttaaatatttattatttgctttacTATATCTGTGACAGCATTGTACCAAACCACCCCGAATTCCactttgtataaatttatacatatcAATATCAGTTATTAACTGTAACTCAATTTGAGTGGTTTTCAGCATTGCCTGCCAAGATAAACCTGGTGTTGTATAAAAATGAGCTGGGTCAAGAGAATAAATTTTCATGCAAATTAAacggaaattttcaaaaacgtcagttaataataatacatcagtttttaaataaatctctaGATAGTCCTTTAGAGATTTACAGGAAAATTGTGTCCACACTTTAACAGCATGACTATATTCCTCTTGAGAACAATGCTTTTCAGTAAACTGATTATAAAATTGGTCTCTTGATGGTAAACTAGTTTCCTCTAGTCTATGCTCTGAATCAAGATATTCATATGGGAATACACCCTTCTTCCGCATAAGCCTAAATTCATTTTCACAATTAAAATGTGATCTTACTGATTTAAGTTGATCATCTTCTAAATTGGACGCTAAGGCATCTAGACTAGATGACATAAATCTAAATGTGTCTAGAAACCTTATCTCAAAACTGTTTCCacattcattttcaatttttttcattactgAAATGAAGTGCTCCTTGTTTATGGgaataactttaatttctCCAGGTATTAATGTTAATTCTTTGATAAACAAGTGACAATCATACTTGGAGAAATTGTGGAAGAAAACTGGGATAAAATTAGACGTTTTCAATTCTAAATTACATTTCGAATGAGCTGCACCCCTGTATCTACCTGTATAATGACAATGATCTCGAACCCTATCATCCGCTAAAGCCTTCTCACAAATATGACAATTGAGGGTAAACTCAAAATCATATTCGTCCTCTGGATTCATTACTATGGGAACAATTTTactcaaataatttgtatgaatagtttttaagttatttacaaGGGAATTGACAAAATTTATGGCTGAATTACCTCCCGTTTCCATTACAAATTTATCTAAGCTAGAATCATATGCACACTTTATAAAGTAAGCATATGAAATTGGTACATGTTCATTTACATTAAACAGTTTAGGACTTACATCAATATTTTTACGTCGAAGTATACACTCGAAATCTGCATACACTGCGAACGGAACTTTTAGTTGATGACGCAGTGCCGTATACTTCAATGTCGATTTATATGGGCTTGGGAGAGTGGCAACCTTTCCACTGCAAAGCTCCTTGTGGCGAAGTGCGTGACTTGCAGTTgatgaaaaatttaagcagGTATTGCAAAACCATTCCCGTCCATTATGTGATCCTCTTTGTGAAGTCATTAGTCtgttaaacaaaagaaaaataaaacaagtaatGTAACATAATAAGTAAAAGTAGGTCTATAACGagtaaaattcatactttgaaatattttttatccatgTGTAGTGACCGAATCCGTTTCCTTCCaggaaaagtatatttatgtGCGTCGGCTTTTCAACTCCAGATTGATAAAGAGGTCCAATTATAGTTTCACTTTCCTCATCATATCCAAAAACGTTAATACTCAATGTAACGtttttttgaatgaaaatgTCTATGTCCTTTATTTTGAGCGGGAATGTTAACCCACTGAAGTCCAAATTTATTCCAgatgttaaaacaaatctttCGGCCCTTATATCAACTTTATATGTGTAGCATATACTAGGGTTACTTGCTACCTTTGTAAGTGCCGAAATCAAAGTCCatttaaaacagtatgaatcattcttattttgaacattaattattgcttttttcgaaaaaagcttGGGTGGTGTTGGGATAAATGAGGAACCAGAAAGCGgtttaaattgattgaaattCATTTCCAATCGAATTATGCGGAGTAGGGTCCACCCGCTATCCCTTTCCTGAAActcttccatttttattttcagatggtCTGAGTGATTGGTGAATATGCGGTCTAAATCCGAGTGGTTTGTAACAACTTCCATTTTGCTTTGGAATTGTTTAGTCTCCGTTTTTAAATCGTCATCTTTCACGAGCATATATTCCGCAAAAAGCTCAAAATTAACTTTACCGGACATGTAGCTTTGAAgcacattaaataaatgcgATTTTAAAGCCTCTCCTGCTTCGAAGAGGAACTCTTCCGG
This window contains:
- the LOC138913804 gene encoding uncharacterized protein; translation: MNNQTQKYCESCRRFIPVGVQWNHHARTANHKMNAMVPLDGRIKMISDGFKGRILHYMFVNEGEELRYPEEFLFEAGEALKSHLFNVLQSYMSGKVNFELFAEYMLVKDDDLKTETKQFQSKMEVVTNHSDLDRIFTNHSDHLKIKMEEFQERDSGWTLLRIIRLEMNFNQFKPLSGSSFIPTPPKLFSKKAIINVQNKNDSYCFKWTLISALTKVASNPSICYTYKVDIRAERFVLTSGINLDFSGLTFPLKIKDIDIFIQKNVTLSINVFGYDEESETIIGPLYQSGVEKPTHINILFLEGNGFGHYTWIKNISKLMTSQRGSHNGREWFCNTCLNFSSTASHALRHKELCSGKVATLPSPYKSTLKYTALRHQLKVPFAVYADFECILRRKNIDLR